One Chryseobacterium wanjuense genomic region harbors:
- a CDS encoding Lrp/AsnC family transcriptional regulator has protein sequence MALDEIDKKLLLFLQEDSKQTTKELSYKLGLSVTAVYERIRKLENMGVISKYVALLDRHKVNRDFIVLCHIKLTQHKKEYVLQFEREVMNLQEVTECFHVSGDYDYILKIGVKDMEDYRNFMLSKLTTLQHIASTHSSFMISEVKNTTAIVL, from the coding sequence ATGGCATTGGATGAAATTGACAAAAAACTGCTTCTTTTTTTGCAGGAAGATTCGAAACAAACGACGAAAGAGTTGTCTTATAAGCTGGGGTTGTCGGTAACGGCTGTTTATGAACGCATCAGAAAACTGGAAAATATGGGAGTTATTTCCAAGTATGTTGCTCTTCTCGACCGGCATAAGGTTAATCGGGATTTTATTGTGCTTTGTCACATCAAATTAACACAGCATAAAAAAGAATATGTCCTTCAGTTTGAAAGGGAAGTGATGAATTTACAGGAAGTTACCGAATGTTTCCATGTGAGTGGAGATTATGATTATATTTTAAAAATCGGCGTTAAAGACATGGAAGATTACAGGAATTTTATGTTGTCAAAACTCACAACTTTACAGCATATAGCCAGTACTCACAGTTCGTTTATGATCTCTGAAGTGAAAAATACGACGGCGATTGTGTTGTAA
- a CDS encoding S8 family peptidase, translated as MKKHILLVSTLAISLVSAQSNDELMRKFEKQKNENEQKFDSYISKYNKTSTTAEIEAQRSNLAGFDPSGKPYFYEATDLDQIKNSNADYLQNGTISGLTGSFNGENIKYTVFDGGRAFGSHIFFNNAPNRVNNKEASTMNYSAHATAVTSFMGAKDYPYTITFTNGTTRVTNFRGIAQNATFDNYAFATTTLPGNSTTSNIFQKILLAQPKISNHSYGTNPGWDQKTVNGSPAWVWSGYYTSPSTTYDLQGTYFTNDQNYDNIVYNNPSYVIVKSAGNSFGMGPTGNTVPKYYVSNGNTVEFTATDTVPSNNCSLGYDCIGFGSLAKNIIVVGASDILTATDKRYSAPSDVIKSSYSSAGPRDDGAIKPDIITTGTDVASASTAENTTGSNLISVGSGTSYSAPIVSGIIGLWMQIYKQLFPNLELNAASAKTLMVHSASEAGTVGPDPWNGWGYINSKKGAELLVGKSNNTIIFNDEVLNSGTPNQKVVTASGTEPLKVTISWIDPEYVIPANLTWADAYNNRISRLINDLDLRIIDTTDNTVYYPWKLNANSPMTPATKADNTVDNVEQVVIDAPVPGRNYRVEITNKGNLVNNSGTSAPQNYSIMVTGYTQQVLATNETSALNNLTIVPTITKDVVNVLKAPKKATFNIYDLSGKKLNSGTINSDRETLDLSSYTKGIYIIEIKTDKDIISKKIIKE; from the coding sequence ATGAAAAAACACATACTCCTGGTAAGCACTTTGGCGATAAGCTTAGTAAGTGCCCAAAGCAATGATGAATTAATGAGAAAATTTGAGAAACAAAAGAATGAAAACGAACAAAAGTTTGATTCTTATATTTCCAAATACAACAAAACCTCCACAACTGCAGAAATTGAAGCACAGAGAAGCAATCTTGCAGGTTTTGACCCAAGCGGAAAACCGTATTTCTATGAAGCAACCGATCTGGATCAGATAAAAAATTCTAATGCAGATTATCTTCAGAACGGAACTATTTCGGGACTAACAGGTTCTTTTAACGGAGAAAATATTAAATATACCGTATTTGACGGCGGAAGGGCGTTTGGTTCACACATTTTTTTCAACAATGCGCCGAACAGAGTCAATAACAAAGAGGCTTCCACGATGAATTACAGCGCTCATGCGACTGCTGTGACCAGCTTTATGGGAGCCAAAGATTATCCATATACCATTACATTTACTAATGGTACTACTCGTGTTACCAATTTCAGAGGAATTGCGCAGAATGCTACTTTTGATAATTACGCTTTCGCAACAACAACTCTTCCGGGAAATTCAACGACTAGTAATATATTTCAGAAAATACTTTTAGCACAGCCAAAAATTTCCAATCATTCATATGGTACTAACCCGGGTTGGGATCAGAAGACCGTTAACGGCTCTCCGGCATGGGTATGGAGCGGATATTATACAAGTCCTAGTACAACGTATGACCTGCAGGGAACGTACTTTACCAATGACCAGAACTATGATAATATCGTATATAACAATCCTTCTTATGTCATTGTAAAATCTGCTGGAAACTCATTCGGGATGGGTCCTACCGGAAATACGGTACCAAAATATTATGTAAGCAACGGTAATACGGTAGAATTTACTGCCACGGATACTGTTCCCTCCAACAATTGCAGCTTGGGCTACGACTGTATAGGATTTGGTTCTTTAGCTAAAAATATCATCGTCGTTGGTGCTTCGGATATCCTTACAGCAACTGACAAAAGATATTCTGCGCCTTCGGATGTCATAAAATCCAGCTACAGCAGTGCAGGACCAAGAGATGACGGTGCTATAAAACCGGATATTATTACTACAGGAACGGATGTGGCAAGCGCCTCTACAGCAGAAAATACGACAGGTAGTAACCTAATTTCTGTAGGTAGCGGTACTTCATATTCAGCGCCTATTGTAAGCGGAATTATTGGTCTTTGGATGCAGATATACAAGCAATTATTCCCGAATCTTGAACTTAATGCCGCTTCGGCAAAAACACTCATGGTGCACTCTGCATCCGAAGCCGGAACTGTGGGACCAGATCCATGGAACGGATGGGGATATATCAACTCTAAAAAAGGAGCAGAATTACTTGTAGGAAAATCAAATAATACAATCATTTTTAATGATGAAGTTTTAAATAGCGGAACTCCTAATCAAAAAGTTGTAACAGCTTCAGGAACCGAACCTTTAAAAGTAACCATCTCATGGATTGACCCAGAATATGTTATTCCTGCAAATTTAACCTGGGCTGATGCCTACAACAACAGAATTTCAAGACTTATTAATGATCTGGATCTAAGAATTATCGATACTACAGACAATACTGTATATTATCCATGGAAATTAAATGCAAATTCACCGATGACTCCTGCTACGAAAGCAGATAACACAGTGGATAACGTAGAGCAAGTTGTTATTGATGCTCCTGTTCCGGGTAGAAATTACAGGGTAGAAATTACCAACAAAGGAAACCTTGTAAATAACAGCGGTACAAGCGCGCCTCAGAATTATTCAATCATGGTAACGGGTTATACACAACAGGTTTTAGCAACGAATGAAACAAGTGCGTTAAATAATCTGACCATTGTTCCTACCATTACAAAAGACGTTGTGAATGTTCTTAAAGCTCCTAAAAAAGCTACATTTAACATCTATGATCTGTCTGGTAAAAAATTAAACAGTGGAACTATCAATTCAGATCGTGAAACTTTGGATTTATCTTCTTACACTAAAGGAATTTATATCATTGAAATAAAGACAGATAAGGATATTATTTCTAAAAAAATTATAAAAGAATAA
- a CDS encoding bestrophin family protein yields MITTKYVNYRQVLNLSGIHLIWISVWCTLIAVLFYFFNWQWMIIPWVPVALIGTAEAFLVGFKNNQAYDRLWEARKIWGGIVNSSRSFASMVYAFNTENEEVGTFDLEDRRKKIVYRHIAWLYAFREQLLIPTEWEHISAEEEHSHHHINQKRNRIIKAGFPDYGRTPIFLNKYLSEQEAELQSTYKNFATYLVSQQAKDINALKNLGAISDFHQMQLQNSLNEFYGFQGQAERIKKFPSPRQFASTAFVFNVLFIMLLPLGLVNEFAKLGDWGIWTSIPFCIIIGWVYIIMELVGDYSENPFAGLMFDVPILSICRTIEIDLLQMTGETDLPDPISSKNGVLV; encoded by the coding sequence ATGATCACCACAAAATATGTCAATTACAGACAGGTTCTCAATTTATCGGGCATTCATCTTATCTGGATTTCGGTCTGGTGTACGCTGATTGCGGTTCTTTTCTATTTTTTCAACTGGCAATGGATGATTATTCCCTGGGTTCCGGTAGCGTTGATCGGTACTGCGGAAGCTTTTTTGGTTGGTTTTAAAAATAATCAGGCATACGACAGGCTTTGGGAAGCCAGAAAAATTTGGGGTGGAATTGTGAATTCGAGTCGGTCATTTGCTTCGATGGTTTATGCTTTTAATACTGAAAATGAAGAAGTAGGAACTTTTGACCTGGAAGATCGTAGAAAAAAAATCGTATACCGTCACATTGCATGGCTCTATGCCTTTCGTGAGCAGCTTTTGATCCCCACCGAATGGGAGCATATCAGTGCAGAGGAAGAACATTCACATCATCACATCAATCAAAAAAGAAACAGGATCATCAAAGCTGGATTTCCGGATTATGGGCGAACTCCGATTTTCCTTAATAAATATCTTTCGGAACAGGAGGCAGAGCTTCAGTCGACTTATAAAAATTTTGCGACTTATCTTGTTTCCCAGCAGGCAAAAGATATTAATGCTTTAAAAAATTTGGGGGCTATTTCGGATTTCCATCAGATGCAGCTTCAAAATTCTTTAAATGAATTTTATGGTTTTCAGGGACAGGCGGAGAGAATCAAGAAATTTCCTTCTCCAAGGCAGTTTGCGAGTACCGCATTTGTTTTCAATGTACTTTTTATCATGCTGCTTCCCTTAGGTTTGGTGAACGAATTTGCAAAACTCGGCGACTGGGGAATCTGGACTTCCATTCCGTTTTGTATTATCATCGGCTGGGTCTACATCATCATGGAATTGGTTGGTGATTATTCAGAAAATCCATTTGCAGGACTGATGTTCGATGTTCCGATACTTTCCATCTGCAGAACGATTGAAATTGATCTTTTACAAATGACCGGAGAAACCGATCTGCCCGATCCGATTTCCTCTAAAAATGGAGTTTTGGTTTAA
- the dnaE gene encoding DNA polymerase III subunit alpha: MYLVFDTETTGLPKNFNAPLSDSDNWPRMVQIAWQLHDDDGTLIENQDYIIKPEGYDIPFNAARIHGITTKIANEEGRDLQEVLEEFSKVLDKVRVVSGHNVEFDYNIVGAEFFRKNIKDNLQEKPKADTMILGTNFCQLGGGKGGRFKSPKLEELYEKLYNHKFDEAHNAAADVNATAQVFFEMMRIGVIPAEVLKISEDQLAYFKTLYPDPIKPFSIVIRRQVADFHNKKKQQDFGSIDEIDLGKYFNFDNHSVFSTLSATSSINDLINKAIEDNFPAVGMVDLGNMMGAFKFVSAVEGANGDRAKKHKEYLAKKQEAEEKGEEFNEAEPVSEPLIPVVGCEFYISDRYEQKQFTKDDPDRRTQVVLLAKDFNGYKNLAKLSSIGFLKGFYFGVPRISRDLIAQYKEGVIALTSGINGDIPDAILNTGEQKGEELFKWWKETFQDDFYVQIQNHKLPEEEHLNDVLLHFADKYNVKILAQNETYYTDKGDSNIQDIVSCIKDGEKLSTPVGKGFGKRRGLATGEYYIKNADEIKETFLAYPDAFEAYEEFFAKFKPYTLKRDVLLPKFDIPAEFIHAEDEVDGGKRGEMAYLTYLTYEGAKKRYVDTGITDEIKERLDFELEVIANTGYPGYFLIVQDFCNEARKMGVWVGPGRGSAAGSAVAYCIGITNVDPIKYDLLFERFLNPERVSMPDIDIDFDDEGRDKIIKWVIDKYGQNQVAQIITYSVLGGKSAIKDAGRVLDVPIPDTNNIAKLVPSTPGMNIAKALAKYDKLKPEEQQLVDEMRFVLDSPTDPRHDVLASARKMEGCIRNTGIHACGVIITPEDVSNLVPVTIAAKDADILVSQFDNSVAESAGLLKMDFLGLRTLTIIKDALKLVKERHGVDIDPDLIPLDDTKTYQLFKEGRTVGIFQYESPGMQKYMRELKPTVFADLIAMNALYRPGPIKYIPNFINRKHGIEEIVYDLPETEEYLKETYGITVYQEQVMLLSQKLSNFTKGEADTLRKAMGKKQIDVLNKMYPKFIEGGRKNNLDEGRLEKIWNDWKAFAEYAFNKSHSTCYAFIAYQTAFLKANYPAEYMASVMSNNINNTDSITMFMEDCKSMGVDVLGPDVNESQYKFSVNEKGQIRFGLGAIKGIGEGPSEAITRERENGRFKNIYDFFERIQPSQMNKRVAESLVLAGAFDELDNFHRGQYFDIDMAGRTNLERLIRYGQSFQESKNEMENSLFADFAEEVQIEQPKLPPCPEWPNMHKLNKEKEIIGFYLSAHPLDEFKYQYQFMQGQLSKKAVLEKEEEVKLVVDEVPILEKDSIDETADLIEIVSDELLTGEEEIVEEITKKAEPKGVFHFLNLDEVDAYKEQAFANKQEELFEEKKKDWKTIQKERENGGGGKEYTVAGLITEYRVQDGFRSGEKVAFVTLEDYSGSYSFRLGDRDYMKLKEKLEVQRFVILKIKFAQVKDGRVFVNVNDVIELQEAFERFAKSISLVMDVMDFRPEDLTFFRTVLERNQGNQKLKFYIKNIDDDSRVEHLEVQSMKHSVNLNGDLIKEIQLLNKYDFYLN; this comes from the coding sequence ATGTATTTAGTTTTTGACACAGAAACAACAGGATTACCAAAGAATTTCAATGCTCCGCTTTCAGATTCAGACAACTGGCCAAGAATGGTTCAGATCGCTTGGCAGCTGCATGATGACGACGGAACATTAATTGAAAATCAGGATTATATTATAAAACCTGAGGGATACGACATTCCCTTCAACGCCGCGAGGATTCACGGGATTACTACAAAAATTGCGAATGAAGAAGGTCGCGATCTGCAGGAAGTTTTAGAAGAATTTTCAAAAGTTTTAGACAAAGTACGGGTCGTTTCCGGGCACAATGTAGAGTTCGATTACAATATTGTAGGAGCCGAGTTTTTCAGAAAAAACATCAAAGACAACCTTCAGGAAAAGCCGAAAGCCGATACCATGATTTTAGGAACGAATTTTTGCCAGCTTGGAGGCGGAAAAGGCGGAAGATTCAAATCTCCTAAGTTGGAAGAGCTTTACGAAAAGCTTTACAATCATAAATTCGATGAAGCCCACAACGCTGCTGCCGACGTGAATGCAACGGCTCAGGTGTTCTTTGAAATGATGAGAATAGGGGTGATTCCTGCCGAGGTATTGAAAATTTCGGAAGATCAGCTTGCTTATTTTAAAACCCTGTATCCGGATCCGATCAAGCCGTTCAGCATCGTTATCAGAAGGCAGGTTGCAGATTTTCACAATAAGAAAAAACAACAGGATTTCGGAAGTATTGACGAGATTGATCTTGGAAAATATTTCAACTTCGACAATCACAGTGTTTTCTCAACACTGTCTGCTACGTCCAGCATTAATGATTTGATAAATAAAGCTATAGAAGATAATTTCCCAGCCGTCGGAATGGTGGATCTCGGAAATATGATGGGGGCTTTCAAATTCGTTTCTGCAGTGGAAGGGGCAAATGGTGACAGGGCAAAAAAACATAAAGAATATTTAGCAAAAAAACAGGAAGCCGAAGAAAAAGGAGAAGAATTTAATGAAGCAGAGCCGGTTTCAGAGCCATTGATTCCTGTAGTGGGCTGTGAATTCTATATCTCAGACCGTTACGAGCAGAAACAGTTTACCAAAGACGATCCCGACAGAAGAACGCAAGTTGTTTTGTTGGCGAAAGATTTTAATGGATATAAAAATTTAGCAAAACTTTCAAGTATAGGTTTTTTAAAAGGATTTTACTTTGGAGTTCCAAGAATAAGCCGCGACCTGATTGCTCAATATAAAGAAGGTGTAATTGCTTTAACATCGGGGATTAACGGGGATATTCCGGATGCGATTCTTAATACCGGTGAACAAAAAGGGGAGGAGCTTTTCAAATGGTGGAAAGAAACTTTTCAGGATGATTTCTATGTTCAGATTCAGAATCACAAATTGCCTGAAGAAGAGCATTTAAATGATGTTTTATTGCATTTTGCAGATAAATATAATGTTAAAATTTTAGCCCAGAACGAAACATATTATACTGATAAAGGCGATTCTAATATTCAGGATATTGTAAGCTGTATTAAAGACGGTGAAAAACTGTCAACACCCGTTGGAAAAGGGTTTGGAAAAAGAAGAGGTCTGGCAACGGGAGAATATTATATTAAAAACGCCGATGAAATAAAGGAAACTTTTTTAGCGTATCCTGATGCTTTTGAGGCGTACGAAGAGTTTTTTGCGAAGTTTAAGCCTTATACTTTAAAAAGGGATGTACTTCTACCGAAATTCGATATTCCGGCAGAGTTTATTCACGCTGAAGATGAGGTTGATGGCGGAAAGCGTGGTGAGATGGCTTATCTTACTTATTTAACATACGAAGGAGCCAAAAAAAGATATGTAGACACCGGAATAACCGATGAAATCAAGGAACGTCTGGATTTCGAATTGGAAGTAATTGCCAATACGGGATATCCGGGATACTTCCTTATTGTGCAGGATTTCTGTAACGAAGCTCGCAAAATGGGAGTTTGGGTAGGTCCGGGAAGGGGATCTGCGGCAGGTTCTGCAGTTGCTTACTGTATCGGAATTACCAATGTAGACCCAATTAAGTATGATCTCCTTTTCGAGAGATTCCTGAATCCGGAAAGGGTTTCCATGCCGGATATTGATATCGACTTTGATGATGAAGGAAGGGATAAGATTATCAAATGGGTAATCGATAAATACGGACAAAATCAGGTGGCACAGATTATTACCTATTCAGTTTTGGGTGGGAAATCTGCAATTAAAGATGCCGGAAGGGTTTTGGATGTCCCGATTCCCGATACCAATAATATTGCAAAGCTTGTTCCGTCTACACCGGGGATGAACATTGCGAAAGCTTTAGCAAAATATGATAAATTAAAACCGGAAGAACAGCAGCTTGTTGATGAAATGAGGTTCGTTCTCGACAGTCCCACAGATCCTCGACATGACGTTTTGGCGAGTGCCAGAAAGATGGAAGGCTGTATCAGGAATACCGGAATCCACGCCTGTGGGGTGATCATTACGCCGGAAGATGTAAGTAATCTTGTTCCCGTGACGATTGCTGCAAAAGATGCTGATATTTTGGTGTCTCAGTTTGATAACTCGGTGGCGGAAAGTGCAGGTCTTCTGAAAATGGACTTCCTGGGTCTGAGAACATTAACGATCATTAAAGATGCTTTAAAACTCGTTAAGGAAAGACATGGAGTGGATATCGATCCGGATTTGATTCCTTTGGATGATACGAAAACATATCAGTTGTTTAAAGAAGGAAGAACGGTAGGGATTTTCCAATACGAAAGTCCCGGGATGCAAAAATACATGAGGGAGCTGAAACCAACGGTTTTTGCCGACCTTATTGCCATGAACGCCCTTTACCGTCCGGGTCCGATTAAATATATCCCAAACTTTATCAACAGGAAGCACGGAATTGAGGAAATTGTTTACGATTTACCGGAAACAGAAGAATATTTAAAGGAAACTTACGGAATTACCGTTTATCAGGAGCAGGTAATGCTTTTATCTCAGAAATTGTCCAACTTTACAAAGGGTGAAGCCGATACATTGAGAAAGGCAATGGGTAAGAAACAGATTGATGTTCTTAATAAAATGTATCCGAAATTCATCGAAGGCGGACGCAAAAATAACCTTGATGAAGGAAGATTGGAAAAAATCTGGAACGACTGGAAAGCCTTTGCAGAATATGCCTTCAACAAATCCCACTCGACCTGCTATGCTTTTATCGCGTATCAGACGGCATTTTTAAAGGCCAATTATCCCGCAGAATATATGGCGAGTGTGATGAGTAATAACATTAACAATACCGATTCGATCACCATGTTCATGGAAGATTGTAAGAGTATGGGTGTGGATGTTCTGGGACCTGACGTTAATGAATCTCAATACAAATTCTCGGTAAACGAAAAAGGCCAGATCCGTTTTGGTCTGGGTGCGATCAAGGGAATTGGGGAAGGTCCGAGTGAGGCGATCACAAGGGAAAGGGAGAATGGAAGATTTAAAAATATTTATGACTTCTTCGAAAGAATTCAGCCTTCGCAGATGAATAAAAGGGTTGCGGAAAGTTTGGTATTGGCAGGTGCTTTTGACGAATTGGATAACTTCCACAGAGGTCAGTATTTTGATATTGATATGGCGGGAAGAACCAATCTGGAGCGATTAATCCGATACGGACAAAGCTTCCAGGAAAGTAAAAACGAGATGGAAAATTCTCTTTTTGCGGATTTTGCGGAAGAAGTTCAGATCGAGCAGCCGAAATTACCGCCTTGTCCGGAATGGCCGAATATGCATAAGCTTAATAAAGAAAAGGAAATCATCGGTTTCTATCTTTCTGCGCATCCGTTGGATGAGTTTAAATATCAATACCAGTTTATGCAGGGGCAGCTTTCTAAAAAAGCGGTTTTGGAAAAAGAAGAAGAGGTAAAACTAGTGGTAGATGAGGTTCCGATTCTGGAAAAAGATTCTATTGATGAAACAGCTGATTTGATAGAAATTGTATCCGATGAATTGCTGACAGGCGAAGAGGAAATTGTAGAAGAAATAACGAAAAAAGCAGAGCCGAAAGGGGTATTCCATTTCCTGAATCTTGATGAGGTGGATGCCTACAAAGAACAGGCTTTTGCGAATAAGCAGGAAGAATTGTTTGAAGAAAAGAAAAAAGACTGGAAAACCATTCAGAAAGAAAGAGAAAACGGCGGTGGCGGAAAAGAATATACCGTAGCTGGGCTGATTACTGAATATCGCGTACAAGACGGTTTCAGAAGCGGCGAAAAAGTGGCTTTTGTGACGCTGGAGGATTATTCCGGGTCGTATTCTTTCAGGCTGGGAGACAGGGATTATATGAAATTGAAGGAAAAGCTTGAGGTTCAGAGGTTTGTTATTCTTAAAATTAAATTTGCCCAGGTGAAAGACGGACGTGTTTTCGTGAATGTAAACGATGTTATTGAGCTTCAGGAAGCGTTTGAAAGGTTTGCAAAAAGCATTTCGCTTGTCATGGACGTGATGGATTTCAGACCGGAAGATCTTACATTTTTCAGAACGGTGCTGGAAAGAAACCAGGGCAATCAGAAGCTGAAATTTTATATTAAAAATATTGATGATGATTCCCGTGTTGAGCATCTGGAAGTACAGTCGATGAAACATTCGGTGAATCTGAATGGTGATCTGATCAAAGAAATCCAATTGTTGAATAAATATGATTTTTATCTGAATTAA
- a CDS encoding alpha-ketoacid dehydrogenase subunit alpha/beta → MENTLHEKVSQDILLKAYNHMMLAKAMADIYEENRNVTKYVHSTSRGHEAIQLATAYQLKKEDWVSPYYRDESILLGIGFEPYQLMLQLLAKADDPFSGGRSYYSHPSSRDENKPKIIHQSSATGMQTIPTTGVAQGIKYIQDFNLQQFENNPVVVCSLGDNSVTEGEVSEALQFAALHQLPIIFLVQDNEWGISVTKEEARTCDAYDFVAGFTGLSRMRVDGTDFVESFEVMKKAVDFVRNERKPLVVCAKTVLIGHHTSGVRREFYRDEEDLAKHRAKDPGEILRNQLLETGVDEELLKQITKKARLEAEEAFEKAQNAPDPSPETVMQHIFAPTPITEEVGTREPEGGEKIVMVDAAIHAIQELMWKHPEALLYGQDVGERIGGVFRETVTLGKKFGSKRVFNTAIQEAYIIGSTTGMSAVGLKPIVEVQFADYIYPGINQLITEISKSNYLSNGKFPVSNIIRVPIGAYGGGGPYHSGSVESILANIKGIKIAYPSNAADFKGLLKAAYYDPNPVIMLEHKGLYWSKVPGTEDAKTIEPAEDYVLPFGKGKVIIEADKEETEKGRTVLVVTYGMGVYWAKEAAKSFNGRVEVIDLRTLIPLDEELVFERVKAHGKCIVLTEEQLNNSFAEAFAHRISKNCFKYLDAPVETMGSLDTPAVPINLVLEKEMLPNAEKLAAKIEEMLKN, encoded by the coding sequence ATGGAAAATACACTTCACGAGAAAGTTTCTCAGGATATTTTGCTTAAAGCTTACAATCATATGATGCTTGCAAAAGCGATGGCAGACATTTACGAAGAAAACAGAAATGTTACTAAATACGTTCATAGTACTTCAAGAGGTCACGAAGCCATTCAGCTTGCTACAGCTTATCAATTAAAAAAGGAGGACTGGGTTTCTCCTTATTACAGAGATGAAAGTATTTTGTTGGGTATCGGTTTCGAACCTTATCAACTGATGCTGCAGTTATTGGCAAAAGCTGACGATCCTTTTTCAGGAGGAAGATCTTATTACTCCCACCCTTCGAGCAGAGATGAAAACAAGCCAAAAATCATTCATCAAAGTTCTGCGACCGGAATGCAGACCATTCCGACAACAGGTGTTGCGCAAGGGATAAAATATATTCAGGATTTTAATCTTCAACAATTTGAAAATAATCCGGTTGTTGTCTGCAGCCTTGGAGACAATTCGGTAACGGAAGGTGAAGTGAGTGAAGCGCTTCAGTTTGCGGCTTTGCATCAGCTTCCGATCATTTTCCTCGTTCAGGATAATGAATGGGGAATTTCGGTAACGAAAGAAGAAGCCAGAACTTGTGATGCCTACGATTTTGTGGCTGGATTCACCGGCTTAAGCAGAATGAGAGTGGACGGAACAGATTTCGTAGAAAGTTTCGAAGTCATGAAAAAAGCTGTTGATTTTGTACGAAACGAAAGAAAACCTTTAGTTGTTTGTGCTAAAACAGTTTTAATTGGTCACCATACTTCAGGAGTAAGAAGAGAATTCTATAGAGATGAAGAAGATTTAGCAAAACACAGAGCAAAAGATCCGGGAGAAATCCTTAGAAATCAATTGCTTGAAACTGGTGTTGACGAAGAATTATTAAAGCAAATTACCAAAAAAGCCCGTCTTGAGGCAGAAGAAGCATTCGAAAAAGCGCAAAATGCACCGGATCCTTCTCCTGAAACGGTAATGCAGCATATTTTTGCACCGACTCCTATTACAGAAGAAGTAGGAACTCGTGAGCCTGAAGGTGGAGAAAAAATCGTGATGGTAGACGCTGCCATTCACGCTATCCAGGAATTGATGTGGAAACACCCGGAAGCTTTACTGTACGGACAGGATGTTGGAGAAAGAATCGGTGGGGTTTTCCGTGAAACGGTGACTTTAGGGAAAAAATTCGGCAGCAAAAGGGTTTTCAACACGGCCATTCAGGAAGCTTATATTATCGGTTCTACGACAGGTATGAGTGCGGTTGGATTAAAACCGATCGTTGAAGTACAGTTTGCAGATTATATTTATCCGGGAATCAACCAATTGATTACGGAGATTTCAAAATCAAATTATTTAAGCAACGGAAAATTCCCGGTAAGCAATATCATCCGTGTTCCGATCGGAGCTTACGGCGGTGGAGGTCCTTACCACAGTGGAAGTGTTGAAAGTATTTTAGCCAATATTAAAGGTATTAAAATAGCTTATCCGAGCAATGCTGCAGATTTTAAAGGTTTATTAAAAGCAGCTTATTACGACCCGAATCCCGTGATAATGCTGGAACACAAAGGTCTTTACTGGAGCAAAGTTCCGGGAACGGAGGATGCAAAAACCATAGAACCGGCAGAAGATTATGTGTTGCCTTTCGGAAAAGGAAAAGTGATCATTGAAGCAGATAAAGAGGAAACCGAAAAAGGAAGAACTGTATTAGTAGTAACCTACGGAATGGGTGTTTATTGGGCAAAAGAAGCGGCGAAAAGCTTTAACGGAAGAGTTGAAGTGATCGACTTAAGAACGTTAATTCCACTTGATGAAGAACTGGTTTTCGAAAGAGTAAAAGCTCATGGAAAATGTATCGTGTTAACAGAAGAACAATTGAACAATTCGTTTGCAGAAGCTTTTGCACACAGAATTTCCAAAAACTGTTTCAAGTATCTTGATGCCCCGGTTGAAACGATGGGATCGCTGGATACTCCGGCCGTTCCGATCAACCTGGTTCTGGAAAAAGAAATGCTTCCGAATGCTGAGAAATTAGCCGCAAAAATTGAAGAAATGCTGAAAAATTAA